Proteins co-encoded in one Pseudophryne corroboree isolate aPseCor3 chromosome 1, aPseCor3.hap2, whole genome shotgun sequence genomic window:
- the LOC134910742 gene encoding putative uncharacterized protein DDB_G0294196, producing MQLVADVQEGQDPSNVQRVHTLAAEMTARQDTYTNVVETRLDAIEKIMEKMANGLVEMQKAHADSTTEMQKTRREDHRETMDILHVLATSINRLVENTLCLAHSVDNMSESQRLSASSNQIIATTLQMMYDKLPEPAHQHAGEPPHPPSQATRTPPSLPPPPSWYGRSQLYQGYTGMYHTHQMPQPPTPAASSTPARPLRPSQRTPQPPRASTPHQEEEEDPDGQPP from the coding sequence atgcaattggtggcagacgtacaggaagggcaggatccctcaaatgttcagagggtacacaccctggcagcagagatgactgcccgccaggatacctacacgaatgtcgttgaaaccagactggacgccattgagaagataatggagaagatggcaaacggtctggttgaaatgcaaaaggctcatgccgacagcacgacagaaatgcaaaagaccagacgagaagatcacagggagactatggacatccttcacgttctggccacatccatcaaccggctggtggagaacacattatgcctggcacacagcgttgacaacatgtcggagagccaacgactttCGGCATCCAGcaaccagatcatcgcaaccacactgcagatgatgtacgataagctcccagagccagctcatcaacacgctggtgaaccaccgcatccgccatcacaagccacacggacgcctccttcccttcctccaccaccatcctggtatggacggtcacagctgtaccaaggatatacagggatgtaccacacccaccagatgcctcaaccaccaacaccggccgcatcatctacacctgcacggccactgaggccaagtcaacgcactccacagccgcccagggcatcgacgccccatcaggaggaagaagaggatccggacggacaaccaccataa